From Planococcus halocryophilus, the proteins below share one genomic window:
- a CDS encoding PP2C family serine/threonine-protein phosphatase, producing MEKIQHNFINAFIFNAAKKGNYESGDSYHTVLTDDYFICSVADGLGSGPIARESSQVIPQILREYHHETVDQLMQRFNKLMIHKRGAAVAIFKVDFNNKTLEYSCVGNIRFYLYRKVKDEIIYPLPVMGYLSGRPQKLRTQLYTYVENDLFLIHSDGVDLRNPKSMMRKATVPEQLYSDIVESIQTGDDATFITGSLLK from the coding sequence GTGGAGAAAATTCAGCATAATTTTATAAATGCTTTTATTTTCAACGCAGCAAAAAAAGGGAATTATGAATCTGGCGACAGTTATCACACCGTTTTGACAGATGATTACTTTATTTGCTCCGTAGCTGATGGATTAGGAAGTGGGCCCATAGCGCGTGAATCGTCTCAAGTGATTCCTCAGATATTAAGGGAATATCATCATGAAACTGTGGATCAATTAATGCAACGCTTTAATAAATTGATGATTCACAAACGAGGCGCCGCTGTGGCAATTTTTAAAGTTGATTTTAATAACAAAACACTTGAATACAGTTGTGTTGGCAATATCCGATTTTATCTATACCGCAAAGTGAAAGATGAAATTATTTATCCATTGCCGGTAATGGGGTATTTGTCAGGACGTCCGCAAAAACTGCGTACTCAGCTTTACACGTATGTGGAAAATGATTTGTTTTTGATTCATTCTGATGGAGTAGATTTAAGAAATCCAAAATCTATGATGCGTAAAGCAACAGTACCTGAACAATTATACAGTGACATAGTAGAGTCGATCCAAACGGGTGACGACGCTACATTCATAACAGGAAGTCTTCTCAAATGA